Genomic segment of Kingella negevensis:
AAAGACGAGGCCTTAGGATTAGCCGAAGGCACAACCGAGATTAAGCCGAGTGTGGGCAATCGCCTTGAAGTTCACGCTCATTTGTTGTATGCCATGCTTGCGGACGAAACTCTGCGCTTGGCAGCAACATCATGGCTGGAACAGAATCTGCCACGGCTAGCCAATGCAGCTCATAGCCACTATTGCGAAGAGCTGCTAAAACAGATTCAGGCGGGGGATTATCCTTCCAGTCTTTTGGAATAACTAAAAAAGCATAGCTGATAGAATCGCCATTGTCTGACTGCGTGAGCTGCTGCAAATATTGACTGGCTGCGCGACGTTGTGGCATTAGTCGCATTAAGTCTTCTTGTGTAGAATAAGTCATAGCGTTACCTTTCTGTGTCAATAAAATTGGGAGTTAATCATGTTAGCATATCCTACTAATCCTTGGACTTCTATTTTTGCCGATGAAGCGCAAGAAAATAAATACAATCAATGGCTAAACGACAAAGTGGCGCATAATCTAGCCGATACGCGCCCTAATGTGCCACATGATTTGTTAATGGCGCGTTTAGATGCGATTTTAGAAGCAGCGCAACAAGGGCAAGAATAATGTTGCCGATTGAGTGGAATGCTCGCGCTTCTGATGATTTGCTGGAAATTGTGGCGTATATCGCGCAAGAAAATTTGCCTGCCGCCATTAAAATGCGTGAACGCTTGGAAACGGTTGTTTTGCAACTGGCGCAAATGCCGTATATGTTTCCTATGAGTTCTCGCGTGAAAGGACTGCGCGAATTGGTGGCACACCCAAACTATATTATTTTGTATCGCGTTTTGGCTGATAAAGTGGAAATTGTGGCGATTGTTCATGCTCGCCAAAATTTACCAAGAATTTAACCCAAAGGCAGCCTGCACCCACATGCAGGCTGCTTTTTTATTCTTCACCGCCCTCAAAATCCAACATCGCTTCCAGTTTCAGGCTGCATGTGTAGCCGCCGTCGTCCAA
This window contains:
- the relB gene encoding type II toxin-antitoxin system RelB family antitoxin: MLAYPTNPWTSIFADEAQENKYNQWLNDKVAHNLADTRPNVPHDLLMARLDAILEAAQQGQE
- a CDS encoding type II toxin-antitoxin system RelE/ParE family toxin, producing the protein MLPIEWNARASDDLLEIVAYIAQENLPAAIKMRERLETVVLQLAQMPYMFPMSSRVKGLRELVAHPNYIILYRVLADKVEIVAIVHARQNLPRI